The Eremothecium gossypii ATCC 10895 chromosome VII, complete sequence nucleotide sequence ATGCGCCTTACCAGCAGACACATTCTTAGGCCCGTGGCATAGCCGCCGGCTGAGCTGGAAGTGGCACGCATTCGCGGGCAGCTCCTTGGCCAGGCGCTGTTTGATGAAGTGAAGAAGCGAGCCATAATCGTTGATTCTATCCCAGGTGCAGATGACAGCGTAGACATCCTCTCCGTAGAATACCTTCATCTTAATAGGCAGATGAGCCACTGGCCCAGTTTCTGTGGGGCTGCTGTGGCCTGTGCCAGGCGACGTTAGCGGAGTGGAGGCGCACGATGACGTTTCCGACATCAGAGGGGTATGTATGCCGGACTCCTTAGTCGTGCTCAAGCTGGGAATACTGGGGGACAGTGACTGAAAGAGCGGGCGTGACTTGAAGACGGGCGTGCTAGGCGCGGACGTCGCGAGCTGGGGCATCTTGTTGCCCGCCTGCGATACTGTAGGAACAACTGCCGAAAGCGAGCGCGCGAGGGTCGACAAAGCCGTGCTCGAGTTCGAGGAGACCCAGGAAGGCTTCTCGAGTCTCAACGTATGTGGCaccagcgccgcggcctcctcctcggAGATCACCTCCCAGACAAGCTGCGAGCCAGACCCCTCCGCGGCCTCGCGCACGCGAAAAATGGCCCCACGGGGCGTCCTCAGTAGGTCGCCCACGCGAGGCGCAAGCCACTGGTCCACAACCAGCGAGTCCCGCACGTGCCCCGGGATGTGCGTGCTCTCGAAGAGCTCGCGCAGGTACTTGTTGAAGCTCTCCATGCGGATCTCGGCGCTGCTGTTCTTCAGCTTGTTgcccgccggcgccggcagcTTCGGCAGCTGGTTCAGGTCCACGCCCAGCcccagctgctgcaggcgaCCGATCAGCCCCACGTGCAGCCAGTAGAAATCGTGGTAGTACCGGCACAGCGTGCGCTGGTACCCGGACCTAAGCATGCACTCAATGCGGTACCACACCCGGCTCTCGCGAATGCCACAGCACGTAACACAGCACCAGCACGacgcgcccgccgccgtGAACCGCACCTGCGTcccccgccgcgccggcggcgcccgcgccgcctcCCCGCCCTCCGTGCGTACGCTCAGCTCTCTGTTCACCGCCAGGCAGCGCGCCGGCACCAGGCCCTCACCAAGCATGTTCATCAGCTTCACGTACACCAGGTTGTTCTCCGCCTGCTCCAGG carries:
- a CDS encoding AGL313Cp (NOHBY719; No homolog in Saccharomyces cerevisiae; Syntenic homolog of Kluyveromyces lactis KLLA0E09900g) gives rise to the protein MRPFYTAESPKSRKRPAISKPIDVVGTGVGGLDGAKLYYNVVQDYLPNSEEDAAGGRGGFLNVRRGDIVLHLEQAENNLVYVKLMNMLGEGLVPARCLAVNRELSVRTEGGEAARAPPARRGTQVRFTAAGASCWCCVTCCGIRESRVWYRIECMLRSGYQRTLCRYYHDFYWLHVGLIGRLQQLGLGVDLNQLPKLPAPAGNKLKNSSAEIRMESFNKYLRELFESTHIPGHVRDSLVVDQWLAPRVGDLLRTPRGAIFRVREAAEGSGSQLVWEVISEEEAAALVPHTLRLEKPSWVSSNSSTALSTLARSLSAVVPTVSQAGNKMPQLATSAPSTPVFKSRPLFQSLSPSIPSLSTTKESGIHTPLMSETSSCASTPLTSPGTGHSSPTETGPVAHLPIKMKVFYGEDVYAVICTWDRINDYGSLLHFIKQRLAKELPANACHFQLSRRLCHGPKNVSAGKAHEETLLCASNYKKVMSEFEAADAAYMAKHAHSGIGIAFNTTEPVQPTQIAPSNVHLGDQAPGKLNILVKVISF